The proteins below come from a single Ancylothrix sp. D3o genomic window:
- a CDS encoding coenzyme F420-0:L-glutamate ligase — MAIASLGIGLGVAALVLGAAGAAIELQFRRRPGNKLELDAGSWQMEKISPNRLSVVGEMEFQNKTDSLEIMLPDVSADVKLLSKGSLEGITSKTQITPLHKDAPARNDGYWFGYIVKVGKTTRMKIAIDIEGDDLSQLQTAWVKVNYLTYGPEGRIPKTKHVIFPLQYPEVGTGKWRNSPVADVMAIKTHLLTHLDQPVEIVKKYVSPQAQPGDIVTIAESPIAIMQGRFIDPATIKPGFVAKRLCYYFMPTSSLATACGMQTLVNIVGPVRVVFAFVVGALAKAILRKPGVFYQLAGEQARLIDDVTGTLSPYDQFIVLGPANPQEVVEQIKRETGLGAAIVDVNDLKAVKILAATTDVSQALLEQALLNNPAGNADEQTPVVLIRPKTGN; from the coding sequence GTGGCAATTGCAAGTTTAGGAATTGGTTTAGGAGTAGCCGCATTAGTGTTAGGGGCTGCCGGTGCAGCCATTGAGTTACAATTCCGCCGCCGTCCGGGGAATAAGTTAGAACTGGATGCCGGTAGCTGGCAAATGGAAAAAATCTCTCCCAACCGTTTATCAGTGGTGGGGGAGATGGAATTTCAAAATAAAACAGACAGCTTAGAAATCATGTTGCCGGATGTCAGCGCCGACGTGAAACTGCTGTCCAAGGGCAGTTTAGAGGGCATCACGAGCAAAACTCAAATTACTCCCCTCCACAAAGACGCACCGGCCCGCAACGACGGTTACTGGTTTGGCTATATCGTCAAAGTTGGCAAAACCACCCGCATGAAAATCGCTATAGATATAGAAGGCGATGATCTCAGTCAACTACAAACAGCTTGGGTAAAGGTAAATTATCTAACCTACGGCCCAGAGGGAAGAATCCCCAAAACCAAGCACGTTATTTTTCCCTTGCAATATCCAGAAGTTGGTACCGGCAAGTGGCGAAATAGCCCTGTCGCCGATGTGATGGCAATTAAAACCCATTTGCTGACTCACCTAGATCAGCCGGTAGAAATTGTCAAAAAATATGTCAGCCCCCAAGCACAGCCAGGAGATATTGTCACTATTGCCGAATCCCCGATAGCAATTATGCAAGGCCGGTTTATAGATCCAGCCACAATTAAACCAGGCTTTGTCGCTAAGCGATTGTGTTATTACTTTATGCCCACTTCCAGCCTGGCGACTGCTTGCGGGATGCAAACTCTAGTTAATATAGTCGGGCCGGTGCGCGTTGTCTTTGCCTTTGTCGTGGGGGCACTTGCCAAAGCTATTTTGCGGAAACCAGGGGTGTTTTATCAATTAGCTGGGGAACAAGCAAGACTTATTGACGATGTTACCGGCACCCTCTCACCCTATGACCAATTTATCGTCCTAGGGCCGGCCAACCCCCAAGAAGTCGTTGAGCAAATTAAAAGAGAAACCGGATTAGGTGCCGCCATTGTAGACGTGAACGACTTAAAAGCAGTTAAGATATTGGCAGCGACCACCGATGTATCTCAGGCATTGTTAGAGCAAGCCCTGCTCAACAACCCCGCCGGAAACGCCGACGAACAAACCCCCGTTGTTTTGATCCGCCCTAAAACAGGCAATTAA
- a CDS encoding GNAT family N-acetyltransferase, with the protein MNSVATSQTPNTVVRPVAYRDLEILEKRLTSAEDDQNTNDFEQNSKLVGQVRRWYGLIKLLSLFPNPYQHLFCSYIAEQEGQLRGNIQISPFNRTRSTWRVDRVWVDPTVSKNGIGSVLLRHCMEAIWEARTWLLEVNVNDKDGMALYRQNGFQPLAHTTYWEINPETIRELAERETDLPNLLPVSNADAQLLCQLDTAAMPPVVRQVFDRHIQDFQTNIVSALLESIKQWLTQTETVSAYVFEPQRKAAIGYFQLSLSRKGTQPHSAQLTVHPAYTWLYPELLSQMARIVGDLPPQSLELASCDYQPEREQYLEQIGAKRIYHTLLMSRSVWHKLRETRLSPLEALQLTEVLQGLGAARKPVPSRLSWLSGTPTPSTGEINPLATATPDPPNTPRTSLTVETNNPLPDTDNPPPNA; encoded by the coding sequence ATGAATTCTGTTGCGACCTCCCAAACACCCAACACAGTCGTCCGCCCCGTTGCCTATCGGGATCTCGAAATTCTCGAAAAACGCCTAACCTCGGCAGAAGACGACCAAAACACAAACGACTTCGAGCAAAACAGCAAACTTGTCGGTCAAGTCCGGCGCTGGTATGGCTTGATCAAACTCCTCAGCCTCTTTCCCAACCCCTACCAGCACCTATTTTGCTCCTATATAGCCGAACAAGAAGGACAACTGCGAGGCAACATCCAAATATCCCCCTTTAACCGCACCCGGAGTACATGGCGGGTAGATCGCGTTTGGGTAGACCCTACCGTATCTAAAAACGGCATCGGTTCAGTATTGCTGCGGCACTGTATGGAAGCGATCTGGGAGGCTCGCACTTGGCTACTCGAAGTCAACGTCAACGATAAAGACGGCATGGCATTATACCGGCAAAACGGCTTTCAACCGCTTGCCCACACAACCTACTGGGAAATCAACCCAGAAACGATCCGTGAACTGGCAGAACGTGAAACCGACTTACCCAACTTATTGCCGGTCAGCAACGCCGACGCCCAACTGCTCTGTCAACTCGACACCGCCGCCATGCCACCGGTTGTCCGGCAAGTCTTTGACCGGCACATTCAAGACTTCCAAACCAACATCGTCAGCGCCCTGCTCGAAAGCATCAAACAATGGCTCACCCAAACCGAAACCGTCAGCGCCTACGTTTTTGAACCGCAGCGCAAAGCAGCTATCGGCTATTTCCAACTCAGCCTTTCTCGTAAAGGCACCCAACCCCACAGCGCCCAATTAACCGTGCACCCCGCTTATACCTGGCTTTACCCAGAATTGCTATCTCAAATGGCCCGGATAGTCGGCGACTTACCCCCCCAATCCCTAGAACTCGCCTCCTGTGACTACCAGCCAGAAAGAGAACAATACCTCGAACAAATCGGCGCAAAACGCATCTATCACACTCTATTAATGTCGCGTTCCGTCTGGCACAAACTGCGAGAAACTCGACTCAGCCCCCTTGAAGCCTTGCAGCTAACCGAAGTCCTCCAAGGTTTAGGAGCCGCCCGTAAACCGGTTCCCAGTCGGCTTTCTTGGCTCAGCGGAACCCCTACCCCCTCCACAGGAGAAATCAATCCCCTCGCCACCGCAACCCCCGATCCCCCAAACACTCCCAGAACCTCCCTAACGGTCGAAACCAATAACCCCCTCCCCGACACCGATAACCCTCCGCCTAATGCTTAA
- the ruvX gene encoding Holliday junction resolvase RuvX encodes MVSKISALALDIGNKRIGVAGCDGLGLFATGLTTIERKSFEQVVAELQYWVKEREVQILVVGLPYSMDGSLGFQAKSIQKFAEAVAEALNLPIEYVDERLSSVQAEEIIVSQKRSPSRNKALIDRKAAALILQRWLDTNSVRRNISPP; translated from the coding sequence ATGGTCTCAAAAATTTCTGCCTTGGCCCTGGATATTGGCAATAAACGCATCGGAGTTGCCGGTTGTGATGGTTTAGGACTCTTCGCCACCGGCCTCACCACCATAGAACGCAAATCCTTTGAACAAGTCGTTGCAGAATTGCAATATTGGGTCAAAGAACGCGAAGTTCAAATTCTCGTCGTTGGTCTTCCCTACTCAATGGATGGATCGCTCGGTTTCCAAGCAAAATCTATCCAAAAATTTGCCGAAGCCGTCGCCGAAGCCCTAAATTTGCCGATTGAATATGTCGATGAGCGTCTCAGTTCTGTTCAAGCAGAAGAAATAATCGTCTCTCAAAAACGCTCACCCTCCCGCAACAAAGCACTCATCGACCGCAAAGCAGCCGCTCTGATTTTGCAGCGATGGCTCGACACAAATAGCGTTAGGCGGAATATCTCCCCGCCGTGA
- a CDS encoding DUF3727 domain-containing protein: protein MFSSQPPRENGRPPSDETVTVMDEMGQTLQCSVEHSFDLDGQEYLLLMPIDTPVEIFSWVGEDQDDDEAHPVEDEAEIDKLFPIAKAVLEEQNLTLKRTAVVLTVEGDLPEWTPENEENDSDGAPEGEYEELQWIASFYNEEQEYGIYSPLDPFFVLARVNAAGEPELLSQEEFKEIEPMLPAIEGMIEDRLFEELDGE, encoded by the coding sequence ATGTTCTCATCCCAACCCCCAAGAGAAAACGGACGACCGCCCTCTGATGAAACCGTCACTGTTATGGATGAAATGGGGCAGACCCTCCAGTGTTCCGTTGAGCATTCTTTTGACCTAGACGGGCAAGAATATCTGCTACTAATGCCCATAGACACACCGGTAGAAATTTTTTCTTGGGTTGGCGAAGATCAAGACGACGACGAAGCCCATCCTGTCGAAGACGAAGCCGAAATCGATAAGCTATTTCCCATTGCCAAAGCCGTCCTCGAAGAACAAAACCTCACCCTCAAACGCACCGCCGTTGTCCTCACCGTCGAAGGCGACTTACCCGAATGGACACCCGAAAACGAAGAGAACGACAGCGATGGAGCCCCTGAAGGCGAATATGAGGAACTTCAGTGGATCGCCAGCTTCTATAACGAAGAACAAGAATACGGCATCTACAGTCCTCTTGATCCTTTCTTTGTCTTGGCTCGGGTTAATGCAGCCGGTGAACCTGAACTTCTCTCTCAAGAAGAATTCAAAGAAATTGAACCCATGTTACCGGCCATTGAAGGCATGATCGAAGACCGTCTTTTTGAAGAATTAGACGGCGAATAA
- the mltG gene encoding endolytic transglycosylase MltG, whose product MAKGILKWLFFLGVPAAVGIAGWQSWSWWNEVQQPVAAATTKPKPVLLEIQPGTAAGEIGEKLEAQGLIRSAEAWKLWSRWLGRQDPSGGFKAGTYQLSPAEPMQELAAKIWAGDVVKLSYTIPEGWSIKKMAAYFEQQGFFKAEDFIKAASEIPQAEFPWLPTGLPHLEGYLYPDTYKIAGDSLTPQAIINQMLRQFEQIALPVYQQNKDKTKLNLKEWVTLASIVEKEAVISTERGIIAGVFSKRLEIGMTLGADPTVEYGLGVTQTPDKPLTLKQVSIPNPYNTYINTGLPPTPIASPGIESLKATLSPEKTDYLYFMARYDGSHIFSRTLAEHEAAVGKIRDERDAKRTN is encoded by the coding sequence ATGGCTAAAGGCATATTAAAGTGGTTGTTTTTTTTGGGCGTACCCGCAGCAGTAGGAATTGCCGGTTGGCAAAGTTGGTCATGGTGGAATGAAGTACAACAACCCGTAGCAGCCGCGACAACAAAACCCAAACCCGTCTTACTTGAAATTCAACCAGGTACCGCCGCCGGAGAAATAGGCGAAAAATTAGAAGCCCAAGGACTGATCCGTTCTGCTGAAGCTTGGAAACTGTGGAGCCGGTGGCTAGGCCGGCAAGATCCCAGCGGCGGCTTCAAAGCCGGCACCTACCAACTTTCACCAGCCGAACCGATGCAAGAACTGGCAGCCAAAATATGGGCCGGTGATGTCGTCAAACTGAGTTACACCATCCCCGAAGGCTGGTCGATCAAAAAAATGGCCGCCTACTTTGAACAGCAAGGCTTTTTCAAAGCAGAAGACTTTATCAAAGCCGCCAGTGAGATCCCGCAAGCTGAGTTTCCTTGGCTTCCCACCGGCTTACCCCACCTCGAAGGCTATTTATATCCAGACACCTATAAAATTGCCGGTGACAGCCTCACCCCCCAAGCGATCATTAACCAAATGTTGCGCCAGTTTGAACAAATAGCCTTGCCGGTTTACCAACAAAACAAAGACAAAACCAAACTCAACCTCAAAGAATGGGTAACACTGGCTTCTATTGTCGAAAAAGAAGCAGTCATATCCACAGAACGCGGCATCATAGCTGGAGTATTCAGCAAGAGACTAGAAATAGGCATGACCTTGGGAGCAGACCCCACCGTAGAATATGGTTTAGGAGTGACTCAAACCCCGGATAAACCCTTAACATTAAAACAAGTCAGCATCCCCAACCCCTACAACACCTATATCAACACCGGCCTGCCGCCCACCCCCATTGCCAGCCCAGGGATAGAAAGCTTAAAAGCCACCCTTTCTCCTGAAAAAACAGATTATCTTTATTTCATGGCTCGCTATGACGGCTCCCACATTTTCAGCCGTACCCTAGCCGAACATGAGGCAGCAGTTGGTAAAATTCGAGACGAGCGTGATGCAAAACGCACCAATTAA
- a CDS encoding YqeG family HAD IIIA-type phosphatase produces MSWGKLLQPDLVLGDSILRLTPEVLQQHQLKGLVLDVDETLVPLKVREASDELRQWVELVRPSVSLWLLSNNLSASRISSIAHSLNVPYILGAAKPSRRKLRQAVDKMNLPVEQVAMVGDRLFTDVLAGNRLGMFTILVEPMIDPNDAMRRYRWRTFEVWFSQKLGATLTP; encoded by the coding sequence ATGTCTTGGGGCAAACTCTTACAACCAGACTTAGTATTAGGAGACTCAATCTTGAGGCTCACACCGGAAGTTTTACAACAACATCAACTTAAAGGACTCGTCCTCGATGTTGATGAAACCCTCGTTCCCCTCAAAGTCCGCGAAGCTTCCGACGAACTGCGGCAATGGGTCGAGCTTGTCCGGCCTTCTGTTTCCCTGTGGCTACTCAGCAACAACCTCAGCGCCAGCCGGATCAGCAGCATCGCTCATTCGCTTAACGTTCCCTACATTTTAGGCGCCGCCAAACCCTCGCGGCGCAAACTCCGACAAGCCGTAGACAAAATGAATTTGCCGGTGGAACAAGTGGCAATGGTAGGCGACCGGCTCTTTACCGACGTTTTGGCCGGCAACCGTTTGGGGATGTTCACCATCCTTGTTGAACCGATGATAGACCCCAACGATGCGATGCGCCGTTACCGCTGGCGAACTTTTGAAGTCTGGTTTTCTCAAAAACTCGGAGCCACGCTAACTCCGTAA